A window of the Puniceicoccus vermicola genome harbors these coding sequences:
- a CDS encoding YbcC family protein — translation MNPHQSIQQACGQIAPLWPLANFVAVNPFLGFSNRAFADTAHYLSQVQGAQLTMPQSWYSEKFASGEIQTADLQKAIERAPKEVIATFRESDRALNAHALAENLDASKTLPEPLYRPGTFSGYLDDREGTHWGRAFSEEAAKWCAAYYDKGQSTWFLTGIQNGFYEAWHESVGHDKTLACMGLKKAHKTLTEMSADPEEAITDAVKTMGIPEAFLPEFLYRVLLTLPGWAGHLRYMDREEEIRSSSGSELIQLLAILLNYECTLYNAYSQDKDCLLGWRRILMEEPIEKSSEIMPIDLAERLLWQSAFEHHIEHSLQQRIHPQSAPQEKAKPDIQAAFCIDVRSELFRRNLETALPNIHTIGFAGFFGVPLDHTPFGHQHSEARCPALLAPPVKSCEHSHHEGEDTDPHHTERNWKKFKESAASCFSFVETLGLTFGWKMLQSAFGLGDSSPKSGRLPKFAEELDPETRINLAAGILKGLSLTQHCGRLVLLCGHGSTTRNNPYGSGLDCGACGGHPGDANARIAAALLNDPVVRSGLEGQGITIPKDTWFISGLHNTTTDEVTLFDLESIPSSHKETLETLRHSLDQAGLWTAATRAKDLNVNSTETFKAIRARSTDWSQVRPEWGLAGNAGFIVAPRSWTQSSNLEGKAFLHEYDPGADPEGKLLESILAGPLVVGSWINLQYYASSVDNTHFGSGHKGIHNVVGGLGVALGNENDLRPGLPLQSVHTGKQLMHEPSRLHAFVAADPDILDTILERQPALKELLDNGWLHLFSLGANGHSCSYRLPSGEWKVSQVENKRASLERV, via the coding sequence ATGAATCCACACCAATCCATCCAACAAGCTTGCGGACAAATCGCTCCGCTCTGGCCTCTGGCCAACTTTGTCGCCGTAAATCCATTTCTCGGCTTCTCCAACCGCGCCTTCGCCGACACCGCTCACTACCTCTCCCAGGTCCAAGGCGCGCAGTTGACGATGCCACAATCGTGGTATTCCGAAAAATTCGCCTCGGGAGAAATCCAGACTGCAGATCTACAAAAAGCAATTGAGCGGGCGCCCAAGGAGGTCATCGCGACCTTCCGGGAGTCAGACCGGGCACTCAATGCCCACGCTCTTGCCGAGAATTTAGACGCCTCGAAGACGCTCCCGGAGCCACTGTATCGGCCGGGCACCTTCAGCGGTTATCTCGATGACAGGGAAGGAACGCACTGGGGCCGCGCATTCAGCGAGGAAGCGGCGAAATGGTGCGCGGCCTACTACGACAAGGGCCAATCCACCTGGTTTCTTACCGGCATTCAGAATGGTTTTTACGAAGCATGGCACGAATCTGTCGGTCACGACAAAACGTTGGCTTGCATGGGCCTCAAGAAGGCCCACAAGACCTTGACGGAAATGTCGGCCGATCCGGAAGAAGCGATCACCGACGCAGTCAAGACCATGGGCATTCCCGAAGCCTTCCTCCCCGAATTCCTCTACCGGGTCCTCCTCACTCTACCCGGGTGGGCCGGACACCTGCGCTACATGGACCGGGAAGAAGAAATCCGGAGTTCTTCTGGCAGTGAGTTGATCCAGCTCCTCGCAATCCTGCTCAACTACGAATGCACCCTCTACAATGCCTACTCGCAAGACAAAGACTGCCTGCTGGGCTGGAGGCGCATTCTCATGGAAGAACCAATCGAGAAATCGAGCGAAATCATGCCCATTGACCTCGCGGAGCGCCTCCTCTGGCAGAGCGCCTTCGAGCATCACATCGAACATTCGCTGCAACAACGGATCCATCCTCAAAGCGCCCCACAGGAGAAAGCCAAGCCGGACATCCAAGCGGCCTTCTGCATTGACGTCCGCTCCGAGCTCTTCCGGAGAAATCTGGAAACCGCCCTGCCCAACATTCATACGATCGGCTTTGCCGGATTCTTCGGCGTCCCACTGGACCACACCCCATTTGGACATCAACATTCCGAAGCCCGGTGCCCTGCCCTTCTCGCGCCTCCCGTAAAGAGTTGCGAACACTCCCATCACGAAGGAGAAGACACCGATCCCCACCACACGGAGCGGAACTGGAAAAAGTTCAAAGAGAGTGCCGCCTCCTGCTTCAGCTTTGTCGAAACGCTCGGGTTAACCTTCGGCTGGAAGATGCTCCAAAGCGCCTTCGGGCTCGGTGACTCCTCACCGAAGTCCGGACGCCTTCCCAAGTTCGCGGAAGAGCTCGATCCGGAAACCCGGATCAACCTAGCAGCCGGGATTCTCAAGGGGCTGAGTCTCACCCAACATTGCGGGCGCCTCGTTCTTCTCTGCGGTCACGGCAGCACAACACGGAACAACCCTTACGGATCCGGATTGGACTGTGGCGCTTGCGGAGGACACCCGGGAGATGCCAATGCCCGCATCGCTGCCGCCCTCCTCAACGATCCAGTCGTCCGGAGCGGATTGGAGGGTCAGGGTATCACCATCCCGAAAGACACCTGGTTCATCTCCGGTCTCCACAACACCACGACTGATGAGGTCACCCTCTTCGACCTCGAATCGATTCCCTCCTCCCACAAGGAGACTCTCGAGACCCTCCGCCACAGTCTGGATCAAGCAGGGCTGTGGACGGCAGCCACCCGCGCAAAAGACTTGAACGTCAACTCGACCGAAACCTTTAAGGCGATTCGCGCCCGTAGCACCGACTGGTCTCAAGTGCGGCCCGAATGGGGCCTGGCCGGAAACGCCGGCTTCATCGTCGCACCACGGAGCTGGACTCAAAGCAGCAACCTCGAGGGCAAAGCATTCCTCCACGAATATGATCCCGGCGCCGATCCCGAGGGCAAACTCCTCGAGTCCATCCTCGCCGGCCCCTTGGTTGTCGGGAGCTGGATCAACCTCCAATACTACGCCTCCTCGGTCGACAACACCCATTTCGGCAGCGGACACAAAGGCATCCATAATGTGGTCGGAGGACTCGGAGTCGCCCTCGGCAATGAAAATGATCTACGCCCCGGACTTCCCCTGCAATCCGTCCACACTGGAAAGCAACTGATGCACGAACCCTCCCGCCTCCACGCCTTCGTGGCCGCCGATCCGGATATACTCGATACCATCCTGGAACGGCAGCCCGCCCTGAAAGAGCT
- a CDS encoding proton-conducting transporter membrane subunit has protein sequence MDTFFTTLTGWVPLAFLGFAFFSTRILNENSSRTGKVAEILAWAATVATFITFALWLIQGRINLSATLTEAGVLGVRLDTLSLPILGLVTFLGAVIVRFSRNYLSGDANQGGFFKWLMVTLGAVISLVLSPGLVQFWLSWVVCSLGLHHLLVYFPDRLGTLLSARKKFIVSRLGDLFLILSFIGIYRVFGTQNFSELFAQTSAQPELLANHTWIAWCIVGGAVLKSAQFPFHTWLPDTMGTPTPVSALMHAGIINAGGYLVIRMSPFLLESSGAMLFLAVIGALTLICASLVMLTQTSVKRSLAYSTIAQMGFMLLQCGLGAFSLAVLHLIAHSLYKAHSFLSSGSTIANLKRLEPRPVAPLSPIILIGLTGMSIALVGIMAWGWGLSASTKPGLLVFLTVLAMAVSQYLVVSQQQHGSLLKMGRNILGAFGFVALYLGLADGTMRYFSDSLPHQPVGGLALQIILAAILGAYLLITLTIQTQPTGKARPRVLQALYIHALNGFYLNTLANRFSRAAGLVPAGR, from the coding sequence ATGGACACTTTCTTCACCACACTCACCGGATGGGTTCCGCTGGCATTTCTCGGCTTTGCCTTTTTCTCCACCCGGATTTTGAATGAAAACTCAAGCCGGACGGGCAAAGTAGCCGAGATTCTGGCCTGGGCCGCCACAGTCGCCACTTTTATCACCTTTGCCCTCTGGCTCATCCAAGGAAGGATCAACCTCAGCGCCACCCTCACCGAAGCGGGCGTGCTGGGCGTCCGGCTCGACACCCTCTCCCTCCCGATCCTCGGTCTGGTCACCTTCCTCGGGGCAGTCATTGTCCGGTTCTCCCGCAATTACCTGAGCGGTGATGCGAATCAAGGAGGATTCTTCAAATGGCTGATGGTTACCCTGGGCGCAGTCATCTCCCTCGTTCTCTCGCCGGGTCTCGTTCAATTCTGGCTCAGCTGGGTAGTCTGCAGCCTCGGTCTCCACCACCTCCTCGTCTATTTTCCTGACCGCCTTGGCACTCTTCTCTCCGCCCGGAAGAAATTTATCGTCAGCCGGCTCGGCGACCTTTTCCTCATCCTCTCCTTCATCGGAATCTACCGGGTCTTCGGCACTCAGAACTTCAGCGAACTCTTCGCTCAGACCTCGGCTCAGCCCGAGCTGCTGGCCAACCATACTTGGATCGCCTGGTGCATCGTCGGAGGCGCCGTCCTCAAATCGGCCCAATTCCCCTTCCACACTTGGCTCCCTGACACCATGGGAACCCCGACTCCCGTCTCCGCCCTCATGCATGCCGGCATCATCAACGCTGGCGGCTATCTCGTCATCCGCATGAGCCCTTTCCTCCTCGAAAGTTCTGGAGCAATGCTCTTCCTCGCCGTGATCGGAGCGCTCACTCTCATTTGCGCCTCTCTCGTCATGCTGACGCAAACCAGCGTCAAGCGGAGCCTCGCCTACTCTACGATCGCGCAAATGGGCTTCATGTTGCTTCAGTGCGGACTCGGTGCCTTTTCCTTGGCCGTTCTTCACCTCATTGCCCACTCGCTCTACAAAGCCCACTCCTTCCTCTCCTCGGGTTCCACCATCGCCAATTTGAAACGGCTGGAGCCTCGCCCGGTCGCACCTCTCTCGCCGATCATTCTGATCGGACTCACTGGAATGAGCATCGCCCTTGTCGGAATCATGGCGTGGGGATGGGGCCTCTCGGCCAGCACGAAGCCCGGTCTACTGGTCTTCCTCACCGTCCTCGCCATGGCCGTGAGTCAATACCTCGTCGTTTCGCAGCAACAACACGGTTCCCTGCTGAAGATGGGCCGGAACATTCTCGGCGCCTTCGGGTTCGTCGCCCTCTACTTGGGCCTCGCCGATGGGACTATGCGCTACTTTTCCGACTCCCTGCCACACCAACCGGTCGGAGGATTGGCCCTACAAATCATTCTCGCCGCAATCCTGGGTGCCTATCTACTCATCACCTTGACTATCCAAACTCAGCCCACCGGCAAAGCAAGGCCACGTGTGCTCCAGGCCCTCTACATTCACGCCCTCAATGGCTTCTACCTCAACACCCTGGCCAACCGCTTCTCCCGGGCGGCAGGACTCGTCCCCGCCGGACGGTAA
- a CDS encoding LysR family transcriptional regulator, translating into MDQLNYHHLRYFHAIVREGTLTAAAARLNVSQSSLSVQLKQLEENLGCALFDRMHKALHLTEEGRMVFDYAETIFRTGEDMLATLQNRGSKYSEVLRVGAVATLSRNFQLSFLREVIDDENIEVVITSASMAELLRQLKSHTLDLVLSNRPVKRDAGNSWRSNLVAEQPISLIGSKKYRKKKAFRFPEDLENVPMVLPSRESEIRSHFDLILEQYGMRPLIAAEADDMAMLRLLAREIDGISLLPPVVVHDELDQGILYDLHQVPGLFEDFYAITVERKFPNAALQRLLKV; encoded by the coding sequence ATGGATCAGCTAAATTATCATCACCTCCGTTATTTCCATGCCATCGTCCGGGAGGGAACGCTTACCGCGGCAGCCGCCCGTCTCAACGTCTCACAATCATCTTTGAGCGTGCAGCTGAAACAGTTGGAGGAGAACTTGGGGTGCGCGCTTTTCGATCGGATGCACAAGGCGCTGCATCTCACGGAGGAGGGGCGGATGGTCTTCGACTATGCTGAGACCATTTTTCGAACCGGTGAGGACATGCTGGCAACACTTCAGAATCGCGGCAGTAAGTATAGCGAAGTCCTTCGAGTGGGAGCGGTGGCAACGCTATCCCGCAATTTTCAGCTTTCTTTTTTGCGGGAAGTAATCGATGACGAGAACATTGAGGTCGTGATCACCTCGGCGAGCATGGCCGAACTACTGCGTCAATTGAAGTCCCACACGCTGGATCTGGTGCTGTCGAATCGGCCGGTGAAGCGCGATGCGGGAAATTCCTGGCGGAGTAATCTAGTGGCTGAGCAACCGATCAGTCTGATTGGTTCGAAGAAATATCGAAAGAAGAAGGCATTTCGTTTTCCCGAAGATTTGGAAAATGTTCCGATGGTCTTACCCTCACGGGAGAGTGAGATTCGCTCCCATTTCGATTTGATTCTCGAACAATACGGGATGCGGCCCCTGATTGCTGCCGAAGCCGATGATATGGCGATGTTGCGACTCTTGGCCCGGGAGATTGACGGGATCTCGCTCCTGCCACCAGTGGTGGTCCACGACGAGCTGGATCAGGGGATTCTCTACGATCTGCACCAAGTGCCGGGTTTGTTTGAGGATTTCTACGCCATTACTGTGGAGAGAAAGTTCCCGAACGCGGCGCTTCAGAGGCTCCTGAAAGTCTAG
- a CDS encoding DUF4126 domain-containing protein, which produces MSPIENPEQLTELTAIFAGLGLSAAAGLRVFLPVLALALASRMGYVDLGDRFEWLSNPMIIIVLGTATVAEVASYYIPWVDNLLDMVATPAAIGSGTLIATAMMPEMNSALQWGLGLLLGGGAAGVIQGTTVVTRGASTATSGGLANPVVATAETGGSVAVAGLAFLIPVVIGILVIFVVGYLIIKLFRVIVGRRRRTTGRIEEEDRS; this is translated from the coding sequence ATGAGTCCAATTGAGAACCCAGAGCAGCTGACGGAGCTTACGGCGATTTTCGCCGGACTTGGGCTGAGTGCCGCCGCGGGTCTACGGGTGTTCCTGCCTGTACTGGCCTTGGCGCTGGCGAGTCGTATGGGATATGTCGATCTGGGGGATCGGTTTGAATGGCTCAGCAATCCCATGATCATCATCGTCCTCGGGACGGCGACGGTAGCCGAGGTGGCTTCTTATTATATCCCTTGGGTCGATAATCTTCTCGATATGGTCGCCACCCCGGCGGCAATCGGGAGTGGAACCCTGATCGCCACCGCGATGATGCCGGAGATGAACTCGGCCTTACAGTGGGGACTGGGGCTTCTTCTCGGAGGAGGTGCGGCGGGCGTCATTCAGGGAACAACCGTCGTTACGCGGGGAGCTTCGACGGCGACGAGCGGCGGCTTGGCGAACCCAGTCGTGGCGACGGCCGAGACCGGCGGAAGTGTGGCCGTGGCCGGATTGGCTTTCCTTATCCCCGTAGTGATCGGGATTCTCGTCATTTTCGTGGTCGGATATCTGATCATCAAACTCTTCCGCGTCATCGTGGGTCGCCGACGCCGGACCACGGGCCGGATCGAGGAAGAGGACCGAAGCTAG
- a CDS encoding acyl-CoA thioesterase, whose translation MKKEFSIRHRVAFSETDMAGIVHFSNYFRYMELAEAAFFAKLEEELIHREEGQVHGWPRVRASCDYKAPISFGEEVEIVLMVKEVKVRAIEFAFAMYRVENGERGEKIARGKLTTVHVVRHTGEGVHQMESMTISDTFQEKLKEWTG comes from the coding sequence ATGAAAAAAGAATTTTCCATCCGTCACCGTGTTGCCTTTTCCGAAACCGACATGGCTGGCATCGTCCACTTTTCGAATTACTTCCGATACATGGAGTTGGCCGAGGCGGCCTTCTTCGCCAAGTTGGAGGAGGAGTTGATTCACCGGGAAGAAGGTCAGGTGCACGGATGGCCCCGGGTGCGGGCTTCCTGTGATTACAAGGCTCCCATTTCTTTTGGCGAAGAAGTCGAAATTGTCCTCATGGTGAAAGAGGTGAAGGTCCGGGCCATCGAGTTCGCCTTTGCGATGTATCGGGTCGAGAACGGCGAACGAGGGGAGAAGATCGCCCGGGGAAAACTCACCACCGTGCACGTCGTCCGCCACACGGGCGAGGGAGTGCACCAGATGGAGTCGATGACGATTTCGGATACCTTTCAGGAGAAACTGAAGGAGTGGACCGGATAA